A window from Halomicrobium urmianum encodes these proteins:
- a CDS encoding ArsR/SmtB family transcription factor translates to MAQSTERLRRYLEDELGECRSGDVEERLDELGALEAALGAERVSAELDVLSALANETRYTLVRVLVAAGEELCVCELQAVVDVSESGLSHALSALVDAGLVEDRKDGRWKKYRATNRAVALVTVLEGSVSVDE, encoded by the coding sequence ATGGCACAGTCGACGGAGCGGCTACGGCGATACCTGGAAGACGAGCTCGGCGAATGCCGGAGCGGGGACGTCGAGGAGCGCCTCGACGAACTGGGGGCGCTGGAGGCGGCGCTCGGGGCGGAGCGGGTGTCCGCCGAGCTGGACGTGCTCTCGGCACTGGCCAACGAGACGCGCTACACGCTCGTGCGCGTCCTCGTGGCGGCCGGCGAGGAGCTGTGCGTCTGCGAGCTACAGGCCGTCGTCGACGTCAGCGAGAGCGGGCTGAGTCACGCGCTCTCGGCGCTCGTCGACGCGGGGCTGGTCGAGGACCGGAAGGACGGCCGTTGGAAGAAGTACCGCGCGACCAACCGCGCGGTGGCGCTCGTGACGGTCCTCGAGGGGAGCGTGAGCGTCGATGAGTGA
- the cofH gene encoding 7,8-didemethyl-8-hydroxy-5-deazariboflavin synthase subunit CofH — protein MADAFEKTANVPRGEFDFDHRPRTDQSFENALAKARSGERLSVADGVELMTTGTARPGIDPERKEQVLEAADRRRAEVVGDEVTFVANLNNNVTTACNTGCLFCNFKDRSEQFRAANDDDHGGFTKTPAESREIVADALEMGIYEVCSVSGLHPAFALDDEHREILEASGREDLNYRPPEEYEGDPGTYCEQISAMSVGDVHVHSVTPEEAYHARRGTDWDYEEVYGRLKEAGLDSVPGTAAEVLVDEVREVICPGKIRTDEWLEAMEAAANVGLDTTATIMYGHVENEMHRVVHLQRIRELQDRTGAITEFVPLSFVHEETPLYEEGMVERGASDAEDELMIAVSRLFLDNIEHVQSSWVKFGDAKGLKLLNCGADDFMGTILSEEITKRAGGDYGEVRSVADYVEMITAIGREPVERSTDYEQRRRIDPDDPPFGPTLGPRADGTPML, from the coding sequence ATGGCGGACGCCTTCGAGAAGACGGCGAACGTTCCGCGGGGCGAGTTCGACTTCGACCACCGCCCCCGGACGGACCAGTCCTTCGAGAACGCGCTGGCGAAGGCCCGGAGCGGCGAGCGACTGTCGGTCGCCGACGGCGTCGAGCTGATGACGACCGGCACCGCTCGCCCGGGCATCGACCCCGAGCGCAAGGAACAGGTTCTGGAGGCGGCCGACCGCCGCCGCGCCGAGGTGGTCGGCGACGAGGTCACGTTCGTCGCGAACCTCAACAACAACGTCACCACCGCCTGCAACACGGGCTGTCTGTTCTGCAACTTCAAGGACCGCTCCGAGCAGTTCCGCGCGGCGAACGACGACGACCACGGCGGGTTCACGAAGACGCCGGCGGAGTCCCGCGAGATCGTCGCCGACGCGCTGGAGATGGGCATCTACGAGGTGTGTTCGGTGTCGGGACTGCACCCGGCGTTCGCGCTGGACGACGAACACCGAGAGATCCTCGAAGCGAGCGGCCGCGAGGACCTGAACTACCGCCCGCCCGAGGAGTACGAGGGGGATCCGGGCACCTACTGCGAGCAGATCAGCGCGATGTCCGTCGGCGACGTCCACGTCCACTCGGTGACGCCCGAGGAGGCCTACCACGCCCGCCGCGGCACCGACTGGGACTACGAGGAGGTCTACGGCCGCCTGAAAGAGGCCGGCCTCGACTCGGTGCCGGGCACCGCGGCGGAAGTGCTCGTCGACGAGGTCCGGGAGGTGATCTGCCCGGGCAAGATTCGCACCGACGAGTGGCTCGAAGCGATGGAAGCCGCGGCGAACGTCGGCCTCGATACCACCGCGACCATCATGTACGGCCACGTCGAGAACGAGATGCACCGCGTCGTGCACCTCCAGCGAATCCGCGAGCTACAGGACCGGACGGGGGCGATTACGGAGTTCGTTCCCCTCTCGTTCGTCCACGAGGAGACGCCCCTCTACGAGGAGGGGATGGTCGAACGCGGCGCCAGCGACGCCGAGGACGAACTGATGATCGCGGTCTCGCGGCTGTTCCTCGACAATATCGAGCACGTCCAGTCCTCGTGGGTGAAGTTCGGCGACGCGAAGGGACTCAAGTTGCTCAACTGCGGGGCCGACGACTTCATGGGGACGATCCTCTCCGAGGAGATCACCAAGCGCGCCGGCGGCGACTACGGCGAGGTCCGCTCGGTCGCCGACTACGTCGAGATGATCACCGCGATCGGCCGCGAACCCGTCGAACGCTCGACCGATTACGAGCAGCGCCGCCGGATCGATCCGGACGACCCGCCGTTCGGTCCGACGCTCGGCCCGCGCGCCGACGGCACGCCAATGTTATGA
- a CDS encoding tubulin/FtsZ family protein: protein MKLAMIGFGQAGGKIVDKFLEYDERTNSGIVRAAVAVNTAKADLLGLDNIPEENRVLIGQARVKGHGVGADNELGAEIAEEDIDEIQGAIDNIPVHEIDAFLVVAGLGGGTGSGGSPVLAKHLQRIYTEPVYGLGVLPGSDEGGIYTLNAARSFQTFVREVDNLLVFDNDAWRKTGESMEGGYDHINEEIVRRFGVLFGAGEIGSGDNVAESVVDSSEIINTLSGGGVSTVGYASEDVELSSGGGGLLSRFKDDDGGEMDTANTTNRITSLVRKAALGRLTLPCEIDGAERALLVMAGPSAHLNRKGIERGRKWLEEQTGSMEVRGGDYPTNEPRVAAAVLLSGVHNVPRVKELQQVAIEAQENIDDIRQESEDNLEELVEDDEDELDPLF from the coding sequence ATGAAACTCGCGATGATCGGCTTCGGGCAGGCCGGCGGAAAAATCGTGGACAAGTTCCTCGAGTACGACGAACGGACGAACTCGGGGATCGTCCGCGCGGCCGTCGCGGTCAACACCGCGAAGGCCGACCTGCTCGGGCTCGACAACATTCCGGAGGAGAATCGGGTCCTCATCGGGCAGGCACGCGTCAAGGGGCACGGCGTCGGCGCCGACAACGAACTCGGCGCGGAGATCGCCGAAGAGGACATCGACGAAATTCAGGGGGCCATCGACAACATCCCGGTCCACGAGATCGACGCCTTTCTGGTCGTCGCCGGGCTCGGCGGGGGCACCGGTTCCGGCGGCTCTCCGGTCCTCGCGAAGCACCTCCAGCGCATCTACACCGAACCCGTCTACGGCCTGGGCGTGCTGCCCGGCAGCGACGAGGGCGGCATCTACACGCTCAACGCCGCCCGGTCGTTCCAGACGTTCGTGCGCGAGGTAGACAACCTCCTGGTGTTCGACAACGACGCCTGGCGGAAGACGGGCGAGTCCATGGAGGGCGGCTACGACCACATCAACGAGGAGATCGTCCGCCGGTTCGGCGTCCTGTTCGGCGCCGGCGAGATCGGCTCCGGCGACAACGTCGCCGAGAGCGTCGTCGACTCCTCCGAGATCATCAACACCCTCTCGGGCGGCGGCGTCTCAACTGTGGGATACGCCTCCGAGGACGTCGAGCTCTCCTCGGGCGGCGGCGGCCTCCTGTCGCGGTTCAAGGACGACGACGGCGGCGAGATGGACACGGCCAACACGACCAACCGCATCACGTCGCTGGTCCGCAAGGCCGCGCTGGGTCGGCTCACGCTGCCCTGCGAGATCGACGGCGCAGAGCGGGCCCTGCTCGTGATGGCCGGTCCCTCCGCCCACCTCAACCGGAAGGGCATTGAGCGCGGCCGCAAGTGGCTCGAGGAGCAGACCGGTTCTATGGAGGTCCGGGGCGGCGACTACCCGACCAACGAGCCCCGCGTCGCCGCGGCGGTGCTCCTCTCGGGCGTCCACAACGTCCCACGCGTGAAGGAACTGCAGCAGGTCGCCATCGAGGCCCAGGAGAACATCGACGACATCCGCCAGGAGAGCGAGGACAACCTCGAAGAGCTGGTGGAAGATGACGAGGATGAACTTGACCCGCTGTTCTAG
- a CDS encoding helix-turn-helix domain-containing protein, producing the protein MGYYRNPREATHEDVAERVGTTASTVGEHLRKIESRVFSRFVREGRGPD; encoded by the coding sequence CTGGGTTACTACCGGAATCCCCGCGAGGCCACCCACGAGGACGTCGCCGAGCGGGTCGGGACGACGGCCTCCACCGTCGGCGAACACCTCCGGAAGATCGAGTCCCGGGTGTTCTCCCGGTTCGTCCGGGAAGGCCGCGGGCCGGACTGA
- a CDS encoding DUF7529 family protein — translation MVETGEDGPDRADRIAAGADAAKSAWQATLDEAEALAQRRSEEGREAVVVAAGDAGLTTTDDGDVRLEFVVPGDDAETAERLVTEHSLDRFDVYRRTVDQNVFLVVEYFESGGPALLVASTYELRNAGNAFAAAADDPAFYTRLQKLDRTPVAEFAHADRSKFVPEDRVSVGE, via the coding sequence ATGGTCGAGACAGGCGAGGACGGACCGGACCGCGCCGATCGGATCGCCGCCGGCGCCGACGCGGCGAAGTCGGCCTGGCAGGCAACGCTCGACGAGGCCGAGGCGCTGGCCCAGCGCCGCAGCGAGGAGGGTCGCGAAGCGGTCGTCGTCGCAGCCGGCGACGCCGGCCTGACGACCACGGACGACGGCGACGTCCGCCTCGAGTTCGTCGTCCCGGGCGACGACGCCGAGACCGCCGAGCGCCTCGTGACCGAGCACTCGCTGGACCGCTTCGACGTCTACCGGCGCACCGTGGACCAGAACGTGTTCCTCGTCGTTGAGTACTTCGAGTCCGGGGGACCGGCGCTGCTCGTCGCCAGCACGTACGAGCTCCGGAACGCCGGCAACGCGTTCGCGGCCGCGGCCGACGACCCCGCGTTCTACACCCGGCTCCAGAAACTCGACCGCACGCCCGTCGCCGAGTTCGCCCACGCCGACCGCTCGAAGTTCGTCCCAGAGGACCGCGTGTCGGTCGGGGAGTGA
- a CDS encoding low molecular weight phosphatase family protein: MSTDTDDTDPIRIAFVCVQNAGRSQMSTAFAERERDRRGLADDVEILTGGTDPADHVHEEVVDAMADAEFDLSDRTPRAITNGELRACDYVATMGCSTLDVGGVDDAVDVRDWALDDPDGQDPDRVREIRDEIERTVSALFDEVERERVSGE; the protein is encoded by the coding sequence ATGTCCACCGACACCGACGACACCGATCCGATTCGCATCGCCTTCGTGTGCGTCCAGAACGCCGGCCGCTCGCAGATGTCGACCGCGTTCGCCGAGCGCGAGCGCGACCGCCGGGGGCTCGCCGACGACGTCGAGATTCTCACGGGCGGGACGGACCCGGCCGATCACGTCCACGAGGAGGTGGTCGACGCGATGGCAGACGCGGAGTTCGACCTCTCCGACCGGACGCCGCGCGCGATCACTAACGGGGAGCTCCGCGCCTGCGACTACGTCGCCACGATGGGCTGCTCGACGCTCGACGTCGGCGGCGTTGACGACGCGGTCGACGTCCGCGACTGGGCGCTGGACGACCCCGACGGGCAGGATCCCGACCGGGTGCGGGAGATCCGCGACGAGATAGAGCGAACGGTGAGCGCGCTGTTCGACGAGGTCGAGCGGGAGCGCGTGAGCGGGGAGTGA
- a CDS encoding potassium channel family protein: MRFVIVGAGRVGLRTARVLGESGHEVVIVEQDPTKVSRAREEGFEVIEGDGALEETLEETDLEAADAIGALTGDLNDNFVACMIAKEFGCRTVMRIDEDYREEIYRKYAQDVDEVIYPERLGAIAAKNALLGGNIRAVADVDENLQLVEFTITEQSPMAGYSISELELPANARLLAYGKEDEALRLPGEDDTLELGDSMVVLADFDVLGDVRSIVVGETGRARAAGGA; this comes from the coding sequence ATGCGATTCGTTATCGTGGGTGCCGGTCGCGTCGGGCTCCGGACCGCCCGGGTGCTCGGCGAGAGCGGCCACGAGGTCGTCATCGTCGAGCAGGACCCCACGAAGGTGTCCCGCGCTCGCGAGGAGGGATTCGAGGTCATCGAGGGCGACGGCGCCCTGGAAGAGACGCTAGAAGAGACTGATCTGGAAGCCGCGGACGCCATCGGCGCGCTCACCGGCGACCTGAACGACAACTTCGTCGCCTGCATGATCGCCAAGGAGTTCGGCTGCCGGACCGTCATGCGCATCGACGAGGACTACCGCGAGGAGATATACCGCAAGTACGCCCAGGACGTCGACGAGGTCATCTACCCCGAGCGCCTCGGCGCCATCGCCGCGAAGAACGCGCTGCTGGGCGGCAACATCCGCGCCGTCGCCGACGTCGACGAGAACCTCCAGCTCGTCGAGTTCACCATCACCGAGCAGTCACCGATGGCCGGCTACAGCATCTCCGAACTGGAACTGCCCGCCAACGCCCGTCTGCTCGCGTACGGCAAGGAGGACGAAGCGCTCCGCCTCCCCGGCGAGGACGACACGCTCGAACTGGGCGACTCCATGGTCGTCCTCGCGGACTTCGACGTCCTCGGGGACGTCCGCAGCATCGTCGTCGGCGAGACCGGCCGCGCGAGGGCCGCGGGAGGTGCCTGA
- a CDS encoding DUF5813 family protein, with amino-acid sequence MSEELADVERTFERADAYARDGDGFRVTTTAFDGRVEIADAPEWRIAYTVTVRAPTLRAATADEVGDAVRDGWFDTLRRRLEDAPKATRASVDLEEFAVVRDGDEVVVTYGFELGSASQAADVAKAFVEYVEGTYVEGVIPGYEYEGAVADLVSDAASGDGHGQAGGTPL; translated from the coding sequence ATGAGCGAGGAGCTAGCGGACGTGGAGCGGACCTTCGAGCGGGCCGACGCCTACGCGCGCGACGGCGACGGGTTCCGGGTGACGACCACGGCGTTCGACGGGCGTGTCGAAATCGCCGACGCGCCGGAGTGGCGGATCGCCTACACCGTCACCGTCCGAGCGCCGACGCTGCGGGCGGCCACCGCGGACGAGGTTGGCGACGCCGTCCGCGACGGCTGGTTCGACACGCTCCGCCGACGCCTGGAGGACGCGCCGAAGGCGACCCGCGCGTCGGTCGACCTGGAGGAGTTCGCCGTCGTGCGCGATGGCGACGAGGTGGTCGTCACCTACGGCTTCGAGCTGGGAAGCGCCAGCCAGGCCGCCGACGTCGCGAAGGCCTTCGTCGAGTACGTCGAGGGCACCTACGTCGAGGGCGTGATCCCCGGCTACGAGTACGAGGGCGCCGTCGCCGACCTCGTCAGCGACGCCGCCAGCGGCGACGGGCACGGCCAGGCCGGCGGGACGCCGCTGTAG
- the cofC gene encoding 2-phospho-L-lactate guanylyltransferase: MRVVVPFDATEPKTRLSPVLSPDERREFATVLLGDVLDAIAAADVETDVEVLATADVDCDAPVTVDDRPLDPAINDRLEAGPLAVVMADLALATPAAIERLFAPDAGVVLAPGLGGGTNAFVARTDDFRVDYHDASIRDHRENANAVGSVAEVDSFRLAVDVDEPDDLAEVLLHGAGEAPDWLRERGFAVATDGRTGVGRDGED, encoded by the coding sequence ATGCGCGTCGTCGTCCCGTTCGACGCCACCGAGCCGAAAACGCGCCTCTCTCCCGTTCTCTCGCCCGACGAGCGCCGCGAGTTCGCGACGGTGCTGCTCGGCGACGTGCTGGACGCGATAGCGGCGGCGGACGTCGAGACCGACGTCGAGGTCCTGGCCACGGCCGACGTGGACTGCGACGCGCCCGTGACCGTCGACGACCGGCCGCTGGACCCGGCGATCAACGACCGCCTCGAGGCGGGGCCGCTCGCGGTGGTGATGGCCGACCTCGCGCTGGCGACGCCCGCCGCGATCGAGCGGCTGTTCGCGCCCGACGCCGGTGTCGTACTGGCACCGGGGCTGGGCGGCGGGACGAACGCCTTCGTCGCCCGGACCGACGACTTCCGCGTCGACTACCACGACGCGTCGATCCGTGACCACCGCGAGAACGCGAACGCCGTCGGCTCCGTCGCCGAGGTCGACTCGTTCCGGCTGGCGGTCGACGTCGACGAACCGGACGACCTCGCCGAGGTGCTGCTGCACGGCGCGGGCGAGGCGCCCGACTGGCTCCGCGAGCGCGGGTTCGCGGTGGCGACGGACGGCCGCACCGGCGTCGGGCGCGACGGCGAGGACTGA
- a CDS encoding complex I NDUFA9 subunit family protein — translation MNVLVVGGSGFIGQHLCRELDERGHDVTALARSPGDADLPAGVETSRGDVTDYDSIEGAFEGQDAVVYLVSLSPLFRPDGGDEMHERIHLGGTENCVRAAEEHGVERFVQMSALGADSRAPTHFLRSKGRAEDVVRNSDLDWVIFRPSVVFGEGDEFVGFTKRLKRMFAPGLPVYPLPGGGDQTRFQPVWIGDFAPMIADAVEDDEHVGEAYEIGGPETLTLRQVTDQVYESEGRSIRIVPLPMGLAKAGLTVMGTVGLPLGSDQYRSLNIDNTTADNDVDAFGVDQSELLRLWDYLTTA, via the coding sequence ATGAACGTTCTGGTGGTCGGCGGGAGCGGCTTCATCGGCCAGCACCTGTGTCGAGAACTCGACGAACGGGGCCACGATGTGACGGCCCTCGCGCGGTCGCCGGGAGACGCCGACCTCCCGGCGGGCGTCGAGACGTCCCGTGGCGACGTGACCGACTACGATTCCATCGAGGGCGCCTTCGAGGGGCAGGACGCGGTCGTCTACCTGGTGTCGCTGTCGCCGCTGTTCAGGCCCGACGGCGGCGACGAGATGCACGAGCGGATCCACCTCGGCGGGACGGAGAACTGCGTCCGGGCCGCCGAGGAGCACGGCGTCGAGCGATTCGTCCAGATGAGTGCGCTCGGGGCGGACTCCCGAGCGCCGACCCACTTCCTCCGGTCCAAGGGTCGGGCGGAGGACGTCGTCCGGAACTCGGACCTGGACTGGGTGATCTTCCGGCCCTCGGTCGTCTTCGGCGAGGGCGACGAGTTCGTCGGCTTCACCAAGCGGCTGAAGAGGATGTTCGCGCCGGGGCTGCCGGTCTATCCCCTGCCCGGTGGGGGCGACCAGACGCGGTTCCAGCCCGTCTGGATCGGCGACTTCGCGCCGATGATCGCCGACGCGGTCGAGGACGACGAACACGTCGGCGAGGCTTACGAGATCGGCGGCCCGGAGACGCTGACCCTGCGGCAGGTGACCGATCAGGTCTACGAGTCCGAGGGGCGGTCGATCAGGATCGTCCCGCTCCCGATGGGGCTGGCGAAAGCCGGGCTTACCGTCATGGGTACGGTCGGCCTTCCGCTGGGGTCCGACCAGTATCGTTCTCTGAACATCGACAACACCACGGCGGACAACGACGTCGACGCGTTCGGCGTCGACCAGAGCGAACTGCTGCGCCTGTGGGACTACCTCACGACGGCCTGA
- the cofG gene encoding 7,8-didemethyl-8-hydroxy-5-deazariboflavin synthase subunit CofG yields MIPGADEYDVAVAIDEAEVERLLDASPDDVAAADELSFSRNVFVPLTTACRYTCTYCTYYDPPGQAELMTPDEVRETCRRGADAGCTEALFTFGDDPDDRYDGIYEQLADLGHDSIHSYLREACEIALAEGLLPHANPGDQTREQMAEVADVNASMGVMLETTADVRAHGGPRAKSPGQRLNTLDVAGELGVPFTTGILVGVGEDWRDRAESVLAIRAMHERHGHVQEVIVQPVVENERWDGGSPDLETMRRVTAMARVGLPSEVSVQVPPNLAPARDLTDCGIDDLGGVSPVTVDHINPEYEWPALQELRAVADSAGVPLRERLPVYERYVDEEWCSDRIRAAIDADDAAGERYRAVLERGENPVQP; encoded by the coding sequence GTGATTCCCGGTGCCGACGAGTACGACGTTGCCGTCGCTATCGACGAGGCCGAGGTCGAGCGACTGCTCGACGCGTCGCCCGACGACGTGGCGGCCGCCGACGAACTCTCCTTCTCGCGGAACGTGTTCGTCCCGCTGACGACTGCCTGCCGGTACACCTGCACGTACTGCACCTACTACGACCCGCCGGGTCAGGCCGAGTTGATGACGCCCGACGAGGTCCGCGAGACCTGCCGCCGGGGCGCAGACGCGGGCTGTACGGAGGCGCTCTTCACCTTCGGCGACGACCCGGACGACCGCTACGACGGGATCTACGAGCAACTGGCCGACCTGGGCCACGACTCGATCCACTCCTACCTCAGGGAGGCCTGCGAGATCGCGCTGGCAGAGGGGCTGCTGCCCCACGCCAACCCGGGCGACCAGACGCGCGAGCAGATGGCCGAGGTCGCGGACGTCAACGCCTCCATGGGCGTGATGCTGGAGACGACCGCGGACGTGCGCGCCCACGGCGGCCCCCGTGCGAAGTCGCCCGGCCAGCGGCTCAACACGCTGGACGTGGCGGGGGAACTGGGCGTCCCGTTCACGACGGGCATCCTCGTCGGCGTCGGCGAGGACTGGCGAGACCGGGCCGAGAGCGTCCTGGCCATCCGGGCGATGCACGAACGCCACGGCCACGTTCAGGAAGTGATCGTCCAGCCCGTCGTCGAGAACGAGCGCTGGGACGGCGGCAGCCCCGACCTTGAGACCATGCGTCGAGTGACGGCGATGGCCCGCGTCGGCCTCCCCAGCGAGGTGTCCGTCCAGGTGCCGCCGAACCTCGCGCCCGCGCGGGACCTGACCGACTGCGGGATCGACGACCTCGGCGGCGTCTCGCCGGTGACGGTCGACCACATCAACCCCGAGTACGAGTGGCCCGCCCTGCAGGAGTTGCGGGCCGTCGCCGACAGCGCCGGCGTCCCCCTGCGCGAGCGCCTGCCCGTCTACGAGCGTTACGTCGACGAGGAGTGGTGCTCCGACCGGATCCGCGCCGCTATCGACGCGGACGATGCGGCGGGCGAGCGCTACCGCGCGGTGCTGGAGCGCGGAGAGAACCCCGTCCAGCCCTGA
- a CDS encoding Lrp/AsnC ligand binding domain-containing protein: MVSAYLMIKTAAGKSADLLTAIEEQEGVHEAHIVAGQYDIIAEVGGENVYDVVHAASTDVRNLDGVVDTRTYICLD, translated from the coding sequence ATGGTCAGTGCCTATCTCATGATCAAGACGGCGGCCGGGAAGTCGGCCGACCTGCTGACCGCCATCGAGGAGCAGGAGGGCGTCCACGAGGCCCACATCGTCGCCGGCCAGTACGACATCATCGCCGAGGTCGGCGGGGAGAACGTGTACGACGTGGTCCACGCCGCGTCGACGGACGTCAGGAACCTCGACGGCGTCGTCGACACGCGGACCTACATCTGCCTCGACTAG
- a CDS encoding Lrp/AsnC family transcriptional regulator, whose translation MVVAYVMIKAHTGDADRLKSETEAIDGVVEAHIVAGDVDLIAKVEVDTPAEVKDIAATRIQGIDGVEDTQTYIAMG comes from the coding sequence ATGGTCGTCGCCTACGTCATGATCAAGGCCCACACCGGCGACGCCGACCGCCTCAAGAGCGAGACCGAGGCCATCGACGGCGTCGTCGAGGCCCACATCGTCGCCGGCGACGTCGACCTCATCGCGAAGGTCGAGGTCGACACCCCCGCCGAGGTCAAGGACATCGCCGCCACCCGGATCCAGGGCATCGACGGCGTCGAGGACACCCAGACCTACATCGCGATGGGATAG
- the tmk gene encoding dTMP kinase: protein MLVTLEGLDGSGKTTAWEHLREVIDADAVFTREPTDSWYGEAVERSIADDDADPLAELFLYTADHAAHLSDTIRPALAEDTVVVSDRYSDSRYAYQGATLEGVVDDPLEYVRGIHEPFTRPPDATVYLDVDPETAADRSGATNKFETAEYLADVRENYERLIEAEPDRFVRIDATRPAAEVRDAVASAVRDCIES from the coding sequence ATGCTCGTCACGCTGGAGGGGCTGGACGGCAGCGGCAAGACGACCGCCTGGGAGCACCTCCGCGAGGTCATCGACGCCGACGCCGTCTTCACGCGCGAACCGACCGACTCGTGGTACGGCGAGGCGGTCGAGCGCTCCATCGCCGACGACGACGCGGACCCGCTCGCCGAACTGTTCCTCTACACGGCCGACCACGCGGCCCACCTCAGCGACACGATCCGTCCGGCCCTGGCAGAGGACACGGTAGTCGTCTCGGACCGTTACTCCGACTCCCGGTACGCCTACCAGGGGGCCACGCTGGAGGGCGTCGTCGACGACCCCCTGGAGTACGTCCGCGGGATTCACGAGCCGTTTACCCGACCGCCGGACGCCACCGTCTACCTCGACGTCGACCCGGAGACCGCCGCCGACCGCAGCGGCGCGACCAACAAGTTCGAGACCGCCGAGTACCTCGCCGACGTCCGCGAGAACTACGAGCGCCTGATCGAGGCCGAGCCCGATCGGTTCGTCCGGATCGACGCGACCCGACCCGCGGCGGAGGTCCGCGACGCCGTCGCGTCGGCCGTCCGCGACTGCATCGAAAGCTGA
- the arsB gene encoding ACR3 family arsenite efflux transporter, producing MSEVAREHGPDCSCPDCGDPRSMDFLDKYLTVWIFGAMAIGVGLGFVAPSVTQPIGDLHLVEVGLILMMYPPLAKADYSRLRAVFSNWRVLGLSLVQNWLLGPTLMFGLAVVFFGGLVPGLPARPEYFLGLVFIGMARCIAMVLVWNELAEGSTEYVTGLVAFNSLFQIVTYGVYVWFFALFLPPLLGMESLVAGITTFDVTPMQVFEAIVVFLGIPFAGGFLTRYVGTRVKGEEWYDEEFIPTIDPLTLVALLFTVIVMFATQGETIVASPGDVLLIAVPLTIYFVVMFLVSFGMGRGIGADYSTTTAIGFTAASNNFELAIAVAVAVFGVGSGVAFATVVGPLIEVPVLLALVNVALYFQRRFDWGGDAAASADATATDLPTDD from the coding sequence ATGAGTGAGGTCGCCCGCGAGCACGGCCCGGACTGCAGCTGCCCGGACTGCGGAGACCCGCGGTCGATGGACTTCCTCGACAAGTACCTCACCGTCTGGATCTTCGGCGCGATGGCGATCGGCGTCGGCCTCGGCTTCGTCGCGCCGTCGGTGACGCAGCCGATCGGGGACCTCCACCTCGTCGAGGTCGGGTTGATCCTGATGATGTACCCGCCGCTGGCGAAGGCCGACTACTCCCGGCTGCGGGCGGTGTTCAGCAACTGGCGAGTGCTCGGACTGAGCCTGGTCCAGAACTGGCTGCTCGGCCCGACGCTGATGTTCGGGCTGGCAGTCGTGTTCTTCGGCGGCCTCGTGCCCGGCCTGCCGGCGCGTCCCGAGTACTTCCTGGGACTGGTGTTCATCGGGATGGCCCGCTGTATCGCGATGGTGCTGGTGTGGAACGAACTGGCGGAGGGGTCGACGGAGTACGTCACCGGCCTCGTCGCGTTCAACAGTCTCTTCCAGATCGTCACCTACGGGGTGTACGTCTGGTTCTTCGCCCTGTTCCTGCCGCCGCTTCTGGGGATGGAGTCGCTCGTCGCGGGCATCACGACGTTCGACGTGACGCCGATGCAGGTGTTCGAGGCGATCGTCGTCTTCCTCGGCATCCCCTTCGCCGGCGGATTCCTGACCCGCTACGTCGGAACGCGCGTGAAGGGCGAGGAGTGGTACGACGAGGAGTTTATCCCGACGATCGATCCGCTGACGCTGGTCGCACTGCTATTCACGGTGATCGTGATGTTCGCCACGCAGGGCGAGACTATCGTCGCGTCGCCGGGCGACGTCCTGCTGATCGCCGTGCCGCTGACCATCTACTTCGTGGTCATGTTTCTGGTGAGCTTCGGGATGGGACGGGGCATCGGGGCGGACTACTCGACGACGACGGCCATCGGCTTCACCGCGGCGTCGAACAACTTCGAGCTGGCCATCGCCGTGGCGGTCGCGGTGTTCGGCGTCGGCTCCGGCGTCGCGTTCGCGACCGTCGTCGGCCCGCTCATCGAGGTTCCCGTCCTCCTGGCGCTGGTGAACGTGGCGCTGTACTTCCAGCGGCGGTTCGACTGGGGCGGCGACGCGGCGGCGAGCGCCGACGCGACCGCGACCGACCTGCCTACCGACGACTGA
- a CDS encoding DUF5786 family protein → MGFGSYDESEQQNQKVDVSDDEDGVSVHESDHDGEVTFEVDASTDDLLDKLQDIRDEDAS, encoded by the coding sequence ATGGGGTTCGGAAGTTACGACGAATCCGAGCAGCAGAACCAGAAGGTCGACGTCAGTGACGACGAGGACGGGGTATCTGTCCACGAAAGCGACCACGACGGCGAGGTCACCTTCGAGGTCGACGCCTCGACAGACGACCTGCTCGACAAGCTGCAGGACATCCGGGACGAAGACGCGTCCTGA